One window of Vitis riparia cultivar Riparia Gloire de Montpellier isolate 1030 chromosome 5, EGFV_Vit.rip_1.0, whole genome shotgun sequence genomic DNA carries:
- the LOC117914663 gene encoding outer envelope pore protein 16-2, chloroplastic: MSSNLETRSLLDELRDFDKGGFFDLGHPLLNRFAESFVKAAGIGAIQAVSREAYFTAIEGSGLESPGGVTEVTVGGKKQRFPDLKGESSRKSLEALVKSTGKESLQWGLAAGMYSGLTYGLKEARGAHDWKNSAVAGAVTGVALALTSNDTSHEQIVQCAITGAAISTAANLLTGIF; encoded by the exons ATGAGCAGTAATCTAGAAACTCGATCTCTTCTGGACGAGCTTCGTGATTTCGACAAAGGCGGCTTCTTCGACCTCGGCCATCCTCTCCTCAACCGCTTCGCTGAGAGCTTCGTCAAAGCCGCAGGG ATTGGAGCCATTCAGGCTGTGTCCCGCGAGGCTTATTTCACCGCCATTGAAG GCTCTGGGCTCGAATCCCCTGGTGGTGTGACAGAGGTCACAGTTGGTGGCAAAAAACAACGTTTTCCGGATCTCAAAG GAGAAAGCAGCAGAAAATCTCTTGAAGCCCTG GTGAAGAGCACAGGAAAAGAATCTCTTCAATGGG GACTAGCAGCAGGAATGTATTCAGGTCTCACCTATGGTCTAAAGGAGGCTCGTGGTGCTCATGATTGG AAAAACAGTGCAGTAGCAGGAGCAGTTACAGGTGTGGCGCTGGCTCTTACATCCAACGACACTTCCCATGAACAGATTGTTCAATGTGCCATCACTGGAGCCGCCATCTCCACTGCTGCTAATCTCCTTACAGGGATATTCTAA
- the LOC117914662 gene encoding zinc finger CCHC domain-containing protein 10, whose product MSSKKEEKAQAAAERIKAAALTAAKGLSRAQAERAAAAAARNVNAYGQKEEGPSRWQEKREAKRQMYLMSTEKAVILGERKDLKTTMSTIGGTSSQCQKCFQTGHWTYECKNERVYISRPSRTQQLKNPKLRMKLSISYDLDNPDIKKNEAAEKVDKKSKRKHQSDSDSGSDSEASVFETDSESSSVTGSEDSSGSSSGYSSSSDSEEERRRRKKKKQKKGRGRHRRYSSSSESSDSDSGSESDSDEKSSRRRSRRHSRRR is encoded by the coding sequence ATGTCTAgtaagaaagaagagaaagctCAGGCTGCAGCTGAAAGAATCAAGGCTGCAGCTTTGACAGCTGCAAAAGGTCTTAGCCGTGCTCAGGCTGAACGAGCAGCTGCTGCTGCGGCTCGAAATGTGAATGCATATGGGCAAAAGGAAGAAGGCCCGAGCAGATGGCAGGAGAAAAGGGAAGCGAAGAGGCAGATGTATTTGATGAGTACTGAAAAGGCTGTGATATTGGGTGAAAGAAAAGACCTGAAGACAACAATGTCTACCATTGGAGGCACATCTTCACAATGCCAAAAGTGTTTCCAAACTGGACATTGGACATATGAGTGCAAGAATGAACGGGTTTATATCTCACGACCCTCTCGGACTCAGCAactcaaaaaccctaaattaaGGATGAAATTATCAATCTCTTATGATTTGGATAATCCAGATATTAAGAAGAATGAAGCAGCTGAAAAAGTTGATAAGAAGAGCAAAAGGAAGCATCAGTCAGATTCTGATTCTGGCAGTGATAGTGAGGCTTCAGTTTTTGAGACTGATAGTGAGTCATCATCAGTTACTGGATCAGAGGATTCTTCGGGAAGTAGTTCTGGTTATAGCTCATCGTCTGATTCAGAGGAAGAAAGGAGGcggaggaagaaaaagaagcagaAGAAGGGGAGGGGGAGGCACAGGAGGTACAGCTCATCGTCTGAGTCTTCTGATTCAGACTCAGGTTCTGAATCCGATTCTGATGAGAAGAGCAGCCGGAGGAGGAGCAGAAGGCATAGCAGAAGGcgttaa
- the LOC117914051 gene encoding DNA-directed RNA polymerases II, IV and V subunit 9A: protein MSTMKFCRECNNILYPKEDREQKILLYACRNCDHQEVAENNCVYRNEIHHSVGERTQVLQDVAADPTLPRTKSVRCAQCNHGEAVFFQATARGEEGMTLFFVCCNPNCGYRWRD from the exons ATGAGTACTATGAAGTTTTGCCGAGAATG CAACAACATTCTCTACCCAAAGGAAGATCGGGAGCAGAAGATCCTTCTCTATGCCTGCCGAAACTGCGATCACCAG GAGGTTGCTGAGAACAACTGTGTCTATAGAAATGAGATACATCACTCTGTTGGGGAGCGCACTCAGGTCTTGCAGGATGTTGCTGCCGATCCAACACTTCCTCGTACTAAATCTGTTCGTTGCGCACAATGCAATCATGGAGAAGCTGTCTTCTTCCAG GCAACTGCTAGAGGGGAGGAAGGTATGACACTGTTTTTTGTTTGCTGCAACCCAAACTGTGGCTATCGCTGGAGAGATTGA